The genomic window AAGGCCAGCAACCAGAGTAATCAGATATGGTCAGTAGTAGATTTCAAGCCCCCAAATATCTGTGAGGCAAATCTGACAAAAGTTGGAAGCGGTATTTGCGGTTTTAACAGTTATTGCATATGGAACGATGCAAAGAACCAGAGTACCTGCATGTGCCCAGAGCAGTACTCATTTATTGATGACGAGAGGAAGTATAAAGGCTGCAAACCAGACTTCGAGCCACAAAGTTGCGACTTGGATGAAGCAGCGGTCATGATGCAGTTTAAGTTGACACCGATCAGCCGTGTTGATTGGCCATTATCTGATTATGAGCAGTATAGCCCCATAACTAAGGATCAGTGTCAGAAACTCTGTCTGACAGATTGTTTCTGTGCCCTTGCTGTGTTTCATGTTGAAGACAATACATGTTGGAAGAAGAAGATGCCTTTGTCAAACGGCAAAATGTGGGATGATGTGCAGAGGACAGTCTACATCAAGGTAGGAAAGGACAACGGTACACAGTCTGAGATTGTTGCTTCCAACAAAtggaagaaagacaagaagaattGGATCATTGGAAGTTCATTGTTTTTGGGAAGCTCTGTCTTGGTGAACATTCTGCTGATTTCTATTATACTCTTTGGTACTTACTGTACTATCACCATAAAGGAAGTCCCGTCTATGCAGTCGAACAATATAGGATTGCCCTTGAAAGCCTTCACTTATGCTGAGCTTGAGAAGGCAACAAGTGGATTCCAGAAAGTGATTGGCACTGGTGCCTCTGGTATTGTGTACAAGGGCCAGCTACAAGATGATCTCAGTACCCACATTGCTGTCAAAAAAATTGACAAGCTTGAGCATGAAACAGAGAAGGAGTTCACcagtgaagtccaaactattggTCGGACGCACCACAAGAACTTGGTCAGGTTGCTAGGATTCTGcaatgaaggaaaagaaagactaTTAGTGTATGAATTCATGACCAATGGATCACTCAACAGATTCTTATTTGGTGATACCAAGCTTCAGTGGAATATTCGAGCTCAGCTTGCTCTCGGGGTAGCAAGGGGGCTGCTATACTTACATGAGGAATGCAGCACACAGATTATCCATTGTGACATAAAGCCCCAGAACATCCTTCTCGATGGCGACTTCACAGCAAAGATCTCAGACTTCGGCTTAGCCAAACTGCTCCGAACCAACCAGACACAAACAAATACAGGTATTCGGGGTACCCGAGGATATGTTGCCCCTGAGTGGTTTAAGAACATTGGTATCACTGCCAAGGTGGATGTTTACAGCTTTGGGGTCATCCTGTTGGAGCTTGTCTGTTGTCGGCGGAATGTCGAATTGGAGGCTGCAGAGGAGGATCAAAAAATACTGACTGACTGGGCAAATGACTGTTATAGGTGTGGCAGAATTGATTTTCTGGTGGAGGGTGATGACGAAGCAATTTCTGATTTGAAGATCGTGGAAAGGTTTGTTGCAGTGGCATTGTGGTGTCTTCAGGAGGACCCAACTATGAGACCTACAATGCTGAAGGTGACACAAATGCTTGATGAAGCAGCTGCAGTCCCGAGCCCTCCTGATCCTACTTCATTTGTCAGTACACTTCCATAGCATCACTCCTGCATATTGTCATATTAGTATATGTATGAACCAACAAAATGGTGTGGGAAACTAGATATAGCTATCTACTGAAAGTTACGTCTGCCGATACTGTAGTGTTGTCCATGTGCACCGTAAAGAGCACAGCAGTACTGTCTGCGGCCATAACAGACTCTAGTAAATATTAGGAAGGCTTCATCTTCCCAACTTGAATACCTGTTTCcttaaaataaattattttccaaGAACAAATTAGTTACTT from Miscanthus floridulus cultivar M001 chromosome 11, ASM1932011v1, whole genome shotgun sequence includes these protein-coding regions:
- the LOC136494462 gene encoding G-type lectin S-receptor-like serine/threonine-protein kinase LECRK4 encodes the protein MAALLLLSLLLLLSSTPLQARQNITLNSSLTTQGSSTSWLSPSGDFAFGFRPIEGNTSFYLLAVWFNKIGDQTVAWYAKTTDLDPAPVQVSSGSRLQLNSNGALSLEDSTGTEVWNPQIVGASYAAMLDSGNFVLVASDGSTKWGSFKSPTDTILPTQVLTSGMSLRSRIIPTDYSNGRFFLDLESTGVSLYTVAVPSGNKYDPYWSMDVNTTNLVFNATGVIYIGNQSEITSWVISSIANYYLRATLDPDGVFRQYMYPKKASNQSNQIWSVVDFKPPNICEANLTKVGSGICGFNSYCIWNDAKNQSTCMCPEQYSFIDDERKYKGCKPDFEPQSCDLDEAAVMMQFKLTPISRVDWPLSDYEQYSPITKDQCQKLCLTDCFCALAVFHVEDNTCWKKKMPLSNGKMWDDVQRTVYIKVGKDNGTQSEIVASNKWKKDKKNWIIGSSLFLGSSVLVNILLISIILFGTYCTITIKEVPSMQSNNIGLPLKAFTYAELEKATSGFQKVIGTGASGIVYKGQLQDDLSTHIAVKKIDKLEHETEKEFTSEVQTIGRTHHKNLVRLLGFCNEGKERLLVYEFMTNGSLNRFLFGDTKLQWNIRAQLALGVARGLLYLHEECSTQIIHCDIKPQNILLDGDFTAKISDFGLAKLLRTNQTQTNTGIRGTRGYVAPEWFKNIGITAKVDVYSFGVILLELVCCRRNVELEAAEEDQKILTDWANDCYRCGRIDFLVEGDDEAISDLKIVERFVAVALWCLQEDPTMRPTMLKVTQMLDEAAAVPSPPDPTSFVSTLP